The window GCTGAGGCCTTGATTCAAGATTGAAAGAATGTTTAATTCTGAGTTGGAAAAGAACGGTTAATGCATCCTGTGACATGTACTCCTTAAAGGACAATCCAGATGCAAGGCAGAATGAAGGAGCTTGACAAGGCAgtctggggagagaggagagtgCCGGACTGGGACAGGACACCTCTGTGTGATCTTGACCTTGAAACCAATCCACACAGCATTCCCCCACTCTTAAGctatcagtttccttatttgtacaATGAGGAGGTAGGACTAAGAATCAAGGATTCTTTGGCTGGAAACCCAAGAAGTGGCGGGCTGCAGGGGAAGCCTCGAGGTGCAGCCTCCCCGACTCTCCATGGAAGGTGGGGGTAACATCCTAGTGTAAGAATCCTAGTGGTTCTTAAAATGGGCATATTTCTTCATGCTTCAAGTGACCAAAGGAATCAAACAAGTCCTTTATCAAAGCTCTGAGAACGCCTAAGATTCCATCTGCCCCTGGGAGGCCAGGATTCGTGATTTTCTGAAGTTGGAACCTTGTACCTCCCCCCCCAGGAGCCAGCTCAGCATGGCCCTCCCTGGGTCCCCCCTGTGGCTTCTGAGGTCACACAGACTAGATAGACTGAAGGGTCTGGGCAAGCAGCATGTACTTGCAAGGTTGGCTTCTATGCTGACCTCCAACCTGGAGACATCTGTCCTTTCTGTTCCCCAAGCAAGCTCAAGATAACATCACGAGTGTCCGGCTGCTGCGGAAAGAGGTTCTGCAGAACGTCTCGGTAATCAGACGCGGGGGAAGGGTGTTGTCTCCTCTGGGTGGCTGGTCTCCTGAGGGTGAGGCTGAGGGGTCCTCCAGGGGAGGCTGATAGAAGACTTCACTTCTGTTCCGGGCTGAGCCTGCACAGGTCAGGGCTGGGTGGTGAGCTGGAGGAGGAACACCTGGGCTGGTCTCCTCAGTACCCAGGGTATGTGAATACAGGACCTGAGGAGAGGGCGGGGACTGAGGCTTGTAAATATCTGTCTCCATTTAGCCAGTCTCCATCAATCTGGATTTCTCTTCTGCTCTCATTGGCCCAGAGCCGTCTGCCTGGGCCTCTTCCATGCCCCCACTTTCTTCTCACCCATCTAGGCAGTGAGTAAAAACCACCAAGCTCTGACCCCTGAGGGATGACAAGCTCCCTTCTGTGGCACCTCAGGAGCCCAGGGTGCAATTCCTGCCTTCATGGACACtagttttctctctcttcatttctccTTCTAAACCTTTTCCCTGCCAAAACTCAGCTCACCAAGAGGTGGTGCTTTTCAAGGCCCATCACTGCCCAGAGCTATTAGAGAGGCCATGGGctggagaagaaagaaatctAACCACATGGGAGGCGGGAATCCTGGGCGCCAGGCCTGGGCCTGCCACTCACTGGCTGTGGGACCCCGGATGAGCCCTTCCTTTCTAGGCCTGTGGGTCCTCTGGTCAAACAAAGATGTCCAAAGGGGCTCTGAAGCGTAAGACCCAACGCTTCAGAGCCCCATCTCCTGGAGGATCCCTGCCTGCACTTGTACTTATCTTGCCCTGTGCACCACGTGGGTGGTTCATCAGGGTCAGAGTGGGCAGAGGCCTGGGCTTGGCAGTGACCCTGCCACCCCCCAGGAGACTGAGAGCTGCCACCTCATCCATGCCCTGCTGAGGTTCTACGTGAACACTGTCTTCAAAAACTACCATGACAAGGCTGTTGAATTCGGGATCCTGAAGTCATTCTCTACTCTGGCCAACAACTTCTTTGTCATCGTGTCAAAACTGCAAGCCAGTGTGAGTAGAACAAAGTCGGGACGGAGGTCCACAGGAGATGCTGTGTTTTCAGAAGACTCATCTTCCCTTATCTGGCCCGGCTTTTATTCCGTGACAGGGAGCTGCAGGTGTCGTGGGGCAGGGCGCAGGCTCTGGACACCAGCAGTGCTGGCTTAAGTCCAGGTCTAACAGGCTGGGTGTCCATTTGCAAAGcggtcactctctctctctctctcttttttttttttttttttttgcaaataatcaatcttatttatttaaaacaccTTTGAGAGACAAATTGGgagaccaaaacaaaacaaaaacaaaaccccaaaagtGGTCAATCGCTTTGGGCTttggttttcttatctataaagtgTTGATAATCACCTCTACCTGGCAAGACTACTGTGAATATGAAAGGAGGCAGTCTCTGCTGCACGGTGGGAGGTCAGCATTGGCTGCCCTggggatgtgagatttggagctGCCCTCTTAGGCCTTGGGAGTCTCTCTGGCATTACTAGGAAAGAGTGGGAGAAGGCACCTCTGCTCCTACCTGACACTTGGcacaattttctttctctgttatcCAGCAGGAAAAGATGTTTTCTACCCATAAGAGTGCACGCAGGCGATTTTTGCTGTTCTACCAAGCATTTAAACAGGTAATCAAGGCCGGGAACTGAGAGTTGCCCATCTGGAAGCAGACTACCCTGAACTGTCGCACGAGGGTGCGTTAGGGACCTGGTATAGAATTCAATGTAGGGGACTCCATCCAGCTCGCCCTGAGCCACCTGACTTAGCAGGAGCATAGCTATACTACAGCTGTGTTAGTTACCATATACTTTGCATAAACACTGCAAGTGACATGGCCAATTTTTCTGCCAGTTTTCAAGTTAAAATGCTATTCTATTTTCCTACAAGATGATTTCTCTACCAAGGACATTCCAAAGTGAGAGCTTTATGGGTACCTGAGGTGGGCAATTGGTGAGTCAAAAGtgagggagaaagaagggagaatCCCCAACCCCAACACACATCTGCAGTATTTTCCAGGATGCCCAAAGGGTCGAGTTTGTGAAAAAGAATTATGTTGTCTTTTCCTAAACTAAGACAACAAAGAAAATTCCAGTTTcatccccagctccctccccaagaCAATCCAATTTCGATCATTTTTTGAGGAACAGATATACCAGTTTATAAACAAATGGTGAAGAGCAATAACATACTAGGGAAAGGGACCACCCaggtctcaatttcctcatctgcacaGTGGTCTTAGGTGGATGGAATCCACCCTGCATAGGGATTCTGATGCTTATTGTCAGGGACTCACGATGCTTTTCCCTTGCTCCTTATCTGCGGCCACTCACCAACCCATCTGTCCTTGTCTCCAAAGCAGACAGCACACACAGAGAAGAAGTGATGGGTGGTGACTTTGTCAGAGGCCATCCTAAAGGGGTCACAGCCCGTGATCTACAGTCGCACCAGGTTCAGGGGTCAGAAGGAAACCTGTTCCTGTGGCTAACACGGCAGGTCTTCAACTTTCCTTTCCCTTTAGTTGGACAGAGAAGCAGCTGTGACCAAAGCCTTTGGAGAAATGGACATTCTCTTGAGCTGGATGGAGAAATTCTACCAGCTCTGAAGGCCTAGACCAGGATACCTTCCTTCTTCTCCGCGTCATTTCAGATGAGGGTCCCTTCCCATGATGTCCTCTGGGCACTTCACACTCTTGACCATGGGTCCTGTTCTTGGCTCCAGCTTACGACTTCATTCTTTAAGTGACCGCAACAACAGTCATGGAAGGTTCCCTTGGATGCTGTGAATAATCTACAAAGCAGATTCCTATATTTATTACAACTCTATTTAATTCCCATCAGTGTTTTAACTGATGCCATATTTATTTGTCAGACTGAAACTTCTATTTCAGTGAAACTGTCTTTTGGAGTTGCCCTCTTCACGTTTCTCTGTTTCCCCCCACAATCCTCACCACTGTGTGGGGTTAGTGGATGGGAATGCTCAGGAAACGCTTAATAAATTGGATTTCTTAAAACCTGTCTTTGAATTGCTGAGGAACAATGAGGGATGCTGGGATATGGAGTTGAGCCTCAGGGCATGGAAATCACATGGTCACAAACGACATCTGCAGGAACAGAGCGCTGGGTGAGGTGAGAGCACTGGTTGGAATGTAAATGGTGAAAGACAGAGCGCAGAGGGTGCCCAGCACAAAGCAGACTCCCCCTCAGCGCCACCTC is drawn from Bubalus kerabau isolate K-KA32 ecotype Philippines breed swamp buffalo chromosome 5, PCC_UOA_SB_1v2, whole genome shotgun sequence and contains these coding sequences:
- the IL24 gene encoding interleukin-24; amino-acid sequence: MVCVCVDACPTFFLYDRNQPPPTSKPSKDPFQGLRILPYRGTPFPQQDPPGPSFLQMNSSMHVAALPCLSLMLLLWSPGPWVRGQEFQFGPCRVEGVVLQKLWQAFWAMKDIVQAQDNITSVRLLRKEVLQNVSETESCHLIHALLRFYVNTVFKNYHDKAVEFGILKSFSTLANNFFVIVSKLQASQEKMFSTHKSARRRFLLFYQAFKQLDREAAVTKAFGEMDILLSWMEKFYQL